A window of the Myxocyprinus asiaticus isolate MX2 ecotype Aquarium Trade chromosome 11, UBuf_Myxa_2, whole genome shotgun sequence genome harbors these coding sequences:
- the si:dkey-69o16.5 gene encoding alpha-aspartyl dipeptidase-like gives MTMNKRLLLVSNSTLHGGGYLQHCQQQIQDFFGKGVKRILFVPYALHDRDAYTKTARDKFKTLGYEVDSVHETPDPMEAVRKAEGIFIGGGNTFRLLKALYDNNLVTEIRKRVLDDGIPYMGSSAGTNVSTVSINTTNDMPIVYPPTFAAIGLVPFNINPHYLDADPNSKHMGETREQRIIQFHEEPDTPCVLALREGCMLLVEGNKATLLGCTKARLFQKGKQTTEYEPGSDLSFLLTDAQNT, from the exons ATGACCATGAACAAAAGACTGCTGTTGGTATCTAACTCCACACTTCATGGTGGAGGATATCTTCAACACTGTCAGCAGCAGATACAGGACTTCTTTGGAAA GGGAGTAAAGAGGATCCTGTTTGTCCCGTATGCTCTGCATGATCGAGATGCCTATACCAAGACTGCTAGAGACAAGTTCAAGACATTGG GCTATGAGGTGGACAGTGTCCATGAGACACCAGACCCTATGGAGGCGGTCAGGAAAGCTGAAGGAATATTCATTG GTGGCGGGAACACTTTCCGCCTGCTGAAAGCTCTCTATGACAACAATTTGGTAACTGAGATCAGGAAGAGAGTATTAGAT GATGGAATACCTTACATGGGATCAAGTGCAGGCACCAATGTCTCCACCGTCAGCATCAATACCACTAATGACATGCCCATCGTTTATCCACCCACTTTTGCTGCCATTGGTCTTGTGCCATTTAACATTAACCCTCACTATCTGGATGCTGATCCCAACAGCAAACATATGGGG GAAACACGTGAGCAGAGAATTATCCAGTTCCATGAGGAGCCGGACACACCATGTGTGCTG GCTCTTAGAGAAGGCTGTATGCTCTTAGTGGAGGGAAACAAGGCCACCCTACTTGGGTGCACTAAAGCACGACTATTCCAGAA GGGAAAGCAAACCACAGAATATGAACCAGGCAGTGATCTGAGCTTCTTACTGACAGATGCACAAAATACATAA